One Opisthocomus hoazin isolate bOpiHoa1 chromosome 25, bOpiHoa1.hap1, whole genome shotgun sequence DNA window includes the following coding sequences:
- the SRPK1 gene encoding SRSF protein kinase 1 isoform X1 translates to MPLPEAAPPPGEHRPAAGGRGRSWQRGGAVSPHYSSSSGSTSEGEAAGAGWCAKVPKPRMLRPARPGLARMRAGHPGLPALTAMERKVLALQARKKRTKAKKDKAQRKPNTQHRGPAAHSENDLPEQEEEILGSDDDEQEDPNDYCKGGYHLVKIGDLFNGRYHVVRKLGWGHFSTVWLAWDTQGKRLVAMKVVKSAEHYTETALDEIKLLKSVRNSDPDDPSKERVVQLLDDFKISGVNGSHICMVFEVLGHHLLKWIIKSNYQGLPLPCVKKIIKQVLQGLDYLHTKCRIIHTDIKPENILLCVNNKYIRRLAAEATEWQRSGAPPPSGSAVSTAPQPKPADKMSKNKKKKLKKKQKRQAELLEKRMQEIEEMEKEASPGQTQPEEEEEAQSPLEMLTKVSPPEENVSKKTAEVVVQEQSILMESSMEKCVTEINCNGVIQMTDFPDSGNQGSVRLEDDLHNANDCGDHPHTQKKENFHSCNYSQRNGDSENRPQGAMSDSFVPLVSEDSMVCQPTSNEERAFNEQEINHLQESIRTEIPSEDENENNSPSDNKGKLTAGNFLLNPLEPKNADKLKVKIADLGNACWVHKHFTEDIQTRQYRSLEVLIGSGYNTPADIWSTACMAFELATGDYLFEPHSGEDYSRDEDHIALIIELLGKIPRKLILAGKYSKEFFTKKGDLKHITKLKPWGLFEVLVEKYEWSQDEAAAFTDFLLPMLELIPEKRATAAECLRHPWLNS, encoded by the exons ATGCCGCTGCCGgaagcggccccgccgcccggagagcaccgccccgcggcgggcgggcgggggcgcagCTGGCAGCGCGGAGGCGCGGTTTCCCCTCACTACTCCAGCTCCAGCGGCTCCACCAGCGAGGGCGAGGCCGCGGGCGCGGGGTGGTGCGCGAAGGTGCCGAAGCCGCGCATGctccgcccggcgcggcccggcctggCGCGCATGCGCGCGGGGCACCCGGGGCTACCGGCGCTGACGGCCATGGAGCGAAAGG TGCTGGCGCTGCAGGCCCGAAAGAAGCGGACCAAAGCCAAGAAGGACAAGGCCCAGAGGAA ACCCAACACTCAGCATCGGGGCCCTGCCGCTCATTCGGAGAATGACCTTCCAGAGCAAGAGGAAGAAATCCTGGGATCAGACGACGATGAACAAGAGGATCCAAATGATTACTGCAAAG GTGGTTATCACCTCGTGAAAATAGGAGATCTCTTTAATGGACGATACCATGTGGTTCGGAAGCTTGGATGGGGCCACTTCTCCACTGTGTGGCTAGCTTGGGACACCCA AGGGAAGAGATTAGTggccatgaaggtggtgaagaGTGCAGAGCACTACACAGAAACAGCACTAGATGAAATCAAGTTGCTAAAATCG GTCCGCAACAGTGATCCAGATGATCCGAGTAAAGAGAGAGTTGTTCAGTTATTAGACGACTTCAAGATTTCAGGAGTTAATGGTTCTC ATATCTGTATGGTGTTTGAAGTTCTAGGGCATCATCTCCTGAAGTGGATCATCAAATCAAATTATCAGGGGCTTCCACTGCCTTGTGTCAAAAAGATCATCAAACAG GTTCTTCAGGGTTTAGATTACTTGCACACAAAATGTCGAATCATTCATACAGATATTAAACCGGAGAACATTCTTCTGTGCGTTAACAACAAGTATATCCGCAGGCTGGCTGCAGAAGCAACAGAGTGGCAGAGATCTGGGGCTCCCCCCCCATCTGGCTCTGCAG TGAGCACTGCaccacagccaaaacca GCTGACAAAATGTcaaagaataagaaaaagaagttgaaaaagaagcagaaacGGCAGGCTGAGTTGTTAGAGAAGCGAATGCAAGAGATAGAGGAAATGGAGAAGGAAGCAAGCCCTGGGCAGACAcagcctgaagaggaggaagaagctcAGAGCCCTCTGGAAATGCTCACAAAAGTTAGTCCACCCGAGGAAAATGTCAGCAAAAAGACAG CTGAAGTTGTTGTACAAGAGCAATCTATTCTAATGGAAAGCAGCATGGAAAAATGTGTAACAGAAATAAATTGTAATGGAGTGATACAAATGACGGACTTCCCAGACTCGGGCAATCAAGGGTCTGTGCGACTTGAGGATGACCTTCATAATGCCAATGACTGTGGCGATCACCCTCATACACAGAAGAAGGAGAACTTCCATAGTTGTAATTACAGTCAGCGTAACGGTGACTCGGAGAACAGGCCTCAAGGAGCAATGTCGGACTCATTCGTGCCCTTAGTTTCAGAAGATTCCATGGTGTGTCAGCCCACATCCAATGAAGAAAGAGCATTCAATGAGCAGGAGATTAACCATTTGCAGGAAAGCATCCGGACAGAGATACCTTCAGAGGACGAGAATGAGAATAATAGCCCATCAGACAACAAAG GAAAATTGACTGCTGGGAATTTCCTTCTTAATCCTCTTGAGCCCAAGAATGCAGATAAGCTCAAAGTGAAGATAGCTGACCTAGGAAATGCCTGCTGGGTG CACAAGCACTTCACTGAAGACATCCAGACAAGACAGTACcgatccctggaggtgttgatAGGATCGGGGTACAACACCCCGGCTGACATCTGGAGCACGGCGTGCATG GCCTTTGAGTTAGCCACAGGAGACTATCTGTTTGAGCCGCATTCTGGGGAAGATTACTCGCGGGATGAAG ATCACATCGCATTGATCATAGAACTTCTGGGGAAAATACCTCGCAAGCTCATTTTGGCAGGAAAATATTCCAAGGAGTTTTTCACCAAAAAAG GTGATCTGAAGCACATCACCAAACTGAAGCCCTGGGGCCTTTTTGAAGTCTTGGTAGAAAAATACGAGTGGTCCCAAGATGAGGCAGCTGCGTTCACAGACTTCTTGTTACCTATGCTGGAGCTGATCCCAGAGAAGCGAGCTACAGCAGCAGAGTGTCTCAGGCACCCCTGGCTTAACTCGTAG
- the SRPK1 gene encoding SRSF protein kinase 1 isoform X2, which produces MRAGHPGLPALTAMERKVLALQARKKRTKAKKDKAQRKPNTQHRGPAAHSENDLPEQEEEILGSDDDEQEDPNDYCKGGYHLVKIGDLFNGRYHVVRKLGWGHFSTVWLAWDTQSRGKRLVAMKVVKSAEHYTETALDEIKLLKSVRNSDPDDPSKERVVQLLDDFKISGVNGSHICMVFEVLGHHLLKWIIKSNYQGLPLPCVKKIIKQVLQGLDYLHTKCRIIHTDIKPENILLCVNNKYIRRLAAEATEWQRSGAPPPSGSAVSTAPQPKPADKMSKNKKKKLKKKQKRQAELLEKRMQEIEEMEKEASPGQTQPEEEEEAQSPLEMLTKVSPPEENVSKKTAEVVVQEQSILMESSMEKCVTEINCNGVIQMTDFPDSGNQGSVRLEDDLHNANDCGDHPHTQKKENFHSCNYSQRNGDSENRPQGAMSDSFVPLVSEDSMVCQPTSNEERAFNEQEINHLQESIRTEIPSEDENENNSPSDNKGKLTAGNFLLNPLEPKNADKLKVKIADLGNACWVHKHFTEDIQTRQYRSLEVLIGSGYNTPADIWSTACMAFELATGDYLFEPHSGEDYSRDEDHIALIIELLGKIPRKLILAGKYSKEFFTKKGDLKHITKLKPWGLFEVLVEKYEWSQDEAAAFTDFLLPMLELIPEKRATAAECLRHPWLNS; this is translated from the exons ATGCGCGCGGGGCACCCGGGGCTACCGGCGCTGACGGCCATGGAGCGAAAGG TGCTGGCGCTGCAGGCCCGAAAGAAGCGGACCAAAGCCAAGAAGGACAAGGCCCAGAGGAA ACCCAACACTCAGCATCGGGGCCCTGCCGCTCATTCGGAGAATGACCTTCCAGAGCAAGAGGAAGAAATCCTGGGATCAGACGACGATGAACAAGAGGATCCAAATGATTACTGCAAAG GTGGTTATCACCTCGTGAAAATAGGAGATCTCTTTAATGGACGATACCATGTGGTTCGGAAGCTTGGATGGGGCCACTTCTCCACTGTGTGGCTAGCTTGGGACACCCA GAGTAGAGGGAAGAGATTAGTggccatgaaggtggtgaagaGTGCAGAGCACTACACAGAAACAGCACTAGATGAAATCAAGTTGCTAAAATCG GTCCGCAACAGTGATCCAGATGATCCGAGTAAAGAGAGAGTTGTTCAGTTATTAGACGACTTCAAGATTTCAGGAGTTAATGGTTCTC ATATCTGTATGGTGTTTGAAGTTCTAGGGCATCATCTCCTGAAGTGGATCATCAAATCAAATTATCAGGGGCTTCCACTGCCTTGTGTCAAAAAGATCATCAAACAG GTTCTTCAGGGTTTAGATTACTTGCACACAAAATGTCGAATCATTCATACAGATATTAAACCGGAGAACATTCTTCTGTGCGTTAACAACAAGTATATCCGCAGGCTGGCTGCAGAAGCAACAGAGTGGCAGAGATCTGGGGCTCCCCCCCCATCTGGCTCTGCAG TGAGCACTGCaccacagccaaaacca GCTGACAAAATGTcaaagaataagaaaaagaagttgaaaaagaagcagaaacGGCAGGCTGAGTTGTTAGAGAAGCGAATGCAAGAGATAGAGGAAATGGAGAAGGAAGCAAGCCCTGGGCAGACAcagcctgaagaggaggaagaagctcAGAGCCCTCTGGAAATGCTCACAAAAGTTAGTCCACCCGAGGAAAATGTCAGCAAAAAGACAG CTGAAGTTGTTGTACAAGAGCAATCTATTCTAATGGAAAGCAGCATGGAAAAATGTGTAACAGAAATAAATTGTAATGGAGTGATACAAATGACGGACTTCCCAGACTCGGGCAATCAAGGGTCTGTGCGACTTGAGGATGACCTTCATAATGCCAATGACTGTGGCGATCACCCTCATACACAGAAGAAGGAGAACTTCCATAGTTGTAATTACAGTCAGCGTAACGGTGACTCGGAGAACAGGCCTCAAGGAGCAATGTCGGACTCATTCGTGCCCTTAGTTTCAGAAGATTCCATGGTGTGTCAGCCCACATCCAATGAAGAAAGAGCATTCAATGAGCAGGAGATTAACCATTTGCAGGAAAGCATCCGGACAGAGATACCTTCAGAGGACGAGAATGAGAATAATAGCCCATCAGACAACAAAG GAAAATTGACTGCTGGGAATTTCCTTCTTAATCCTCTTGAGCCCAAGAATGCAGATAAGCTCAAAGTGAAGATAGCTGACCTAGGAAATGCCTGCTGGGTG CACAAGCACTTCACTGAAGACATCCAGACAAGACAGTACcgatccctggaggtgttgatAGGATCGGGGTACAACACCCCGGCTGACATCTGGAGCACGGCGTGCATG GCCTTTGAGTTAGCCACAGGAGACTATCTGTTTGAGCCGCATTCTGGGGAAGATTACTCGCGGGATGAAG ATCACATCGCATTGATCATAGAACTTCTGGGGAAAATACCTCGCAAGCTCATTTTGGCAGGAAAATATTCCAAGGAGTTTTTCACCAAAAAAG GTGATCTGAAGCACATCACCAAACTGAAGCCCTGGGGCCTTTTTGAAGTCTTGGTAGAAAAATACGAGTGGTCCCAAGATGAGGCAGCTGCGTTCACAGACTTCTTGTTACCTATGCTGGAGCTGATCCCAGAGAAGCGAGCTACAGCAGCAGAGTGTCTCAGGCACCCCTGGCTTAACTCGTAG
- the SRPK1 gene encoding SRSF protein kinase 1 isoform X3, giving the protein MRAGHPGLPALTAMERKVLALQARKKRTKAKKDKAQRKPNTQHRGPAAHSENDLPEQEEEILGSDDDEQEDPNDYCKGGYHLVKIGDLFNGRYHVVRKLGWGHFSTVWLAWDTHRGKRLVAMKVVKSAEHYTETALDEIKLLKSVRNSDPDDPSKERVVQLLDDFKISGVNGSHICMVFEVLGHHLLKWIIKSNYQGLPLPCVKKIIKQVLQGLDYLHTKCRIIHTDIKPENILLCVNNKYIRRLAAEATEWQRSGAPPPSGSAVSTAPQPKPADKMSKNKKKKLKKKQKRQAELLEKRMQEIEEMEKEASPGQTQPEEEEEAQSPLEMLTKVSPPEENVSKKTAEVVVQEQSILMESSMEKCVTEINCNGVIQMTDFPDSGNQGSVRLEDDLHNANDCGDHPHTQKKENFHSCNYSQRNGDSENRPQGAMSDSFVPLVSEDSMVCQPTSNEERAFNEQEINHLQESIRTEIPSEDENENNSPSDNKGKLTAGNFLLNPLEPKNADKLKVKIADLGNACWVHKHFTEDIQTRQYRSLEVLIGSGYNTPADIWSTACMAFELATGDYLFEPHSGEDYSRDEDHIALIIELLGKIPRKLILAGKYSKEFFTKKGDLKHITKLKPWGLFEVLVEKYEWSQDEAAAFTDFLLPMLELIPEKRATAAECLRHPWLNS; this is encoded by the exons ATGCGCGCGGGGCACCCGGGGCTACCGGCGCTGACGGCCATGGAGCGAAAGG TGCTGGCGCTGCAGGCCCGAAAGAAGCGGACCAAAGCCAAGAAGGACAAGGCCCAGAGGAA ACCCAACACTCAGCATCGGGGCCCTGCCGCTCATTCGGAGAATGACCTTCCAGAGCAAGAGGAAGAAATCCTGGGATCAGACGACGATGAACAAGAGGATCCAAATGATTACTGCAAAG GTGGTTATCACCTCGTGAAAATAGGAGATCTCTTTAATGGACGATACCATGTGGTTCGGAAGCTTGGATGGGGCCACTTCTCCACTGTGTGGCTAGCTTGGGACACCCA TAGAGGGAAGAGATTAGTggccatgaaggtggtgaagaGTGCAGAGCACTACACAGAAACAGCACTAGATGAAATCAAGTTGCTAAAATCG GTCCGCAACAGTGATCCAGATGATCCGAGTAAAGAGAGAGTTGTTCAGTTATTAGACGACTTCAAGATTTCAGGAGTTAATGGTTCTC ATATCTGTATGGTGTTTGAAGTTCTAGGGCATCATCTCCTGAAGTGGATCATCAAATCAAATTATCAGGGGCTTCCACTGCCTTGTGTCAAAAAGATCATCAAACAG GTTCTTCAGGGTTTAGATTACTTGCACACAAAATGTCGAATCATTCATACAGATATTAAACCGGAGAACATTCTTCTGTGCGTTAACAACAAGTATATCCGCAGGCTGGCTGCAGAAGCAACAGAGTGGCAGAGATCTGGGGCTCCCCCCCCATCTGGCTCTGCAG TGAGCACTGCaccacagccaaaacca GCTGACAAAATGTcaaagaataagaaaaagaagttgaaaaagaagcagaaacGGCAGGCTGAGTTGTTAGAGAAGCGAATGCAAGAGATAGAGGAAATGGAGAAGGAAGCAAGCCCTGGGCAGACAcagcctgaagaggaggaagaagctcAGAGCCCTCTGGAAATGCTCACAAAAGTTAGTCCACCCGAGGAAAATGTCAGCAAAAAGACAG CTGAAGTTGTTGTACAAGAGCAATCTATTCTAATGGAAAGCAGCATGGAAAAATGTGTAACAGAAATAAATTGTAATGGAGTGATACAAATGACGGACTTCCCAGACTCGGGCAATCAAGGGTCTGTGCGACTTGAGGATGACCTTCATAATGCCAATGACTGTGGCGATCACCCTCATACACAGAAGAAGGAGAACTTCCATAGTTGTAATTACAGTCAGCGTAACGGTGACTCGGAGAACAGGCCTCAAGGAGCAATGTCGGACTCATTCGTGCCCTTAGTTTCAGAAGATTCCATGGTGTGTCAGCCCACATCCAATGAAGAAAGAGCATTCAATGAGCAGGAGATTAACCATTTGCAGGAAAGCATCCGGACAGAGATACCTTCAGAGGACGAGAATGAGAATAATAGCCCATCAGACAACAAAG GAAAATTGACTGCTGGGAATTTCCTTCTTAATCCTCTTGAGCCCAAGAATGCAGATAAGCTCAAAGTGAAGATAGCTGACCTAGGAAATGCCTGCTGGGTG CACAAGCACTTCACTGAAGACATCCAGACAAGACAGTACcgatccctggaggtgttgatAGGATCGGGGTACAACACCCCGGCTGACATCTGGAGCACGGCGTGCATG GCCTTTGAGTTAGCCACAGGAGACTATCTGTTTGAGCCGCATTCTGGGGAAGATTACTCGCGGGATGAAG ATCACATCGCATTGATCATAGAACTTCTGGGGAAAATACCTCGCAAGCTCATTTTGGCAGGAAAATATTCCAAGGAGTTTTTCACCAAAAAAG GTGATCTGAAGCACATCACCAAACTGAAGCCCTGGGGCCTTTTTGAAGTCTTGGTAGAAAAATACGAGTGGTCCCAAGATGAGGCAGCTGCGTTCACAGACTTCTTGTTACCTATGCTGGAGCTGATCCCAGAGAAGCGAGCTACAGCAGCAGAGTGTCTCAGGCACCCCTGGCTTAACTCGTAG
- the SRPK1 gene encoding SRSF protein kinase 1 isoform X4 produces MALSKTIGLSSGIALSMGGRASCRPNTQHRGPAAHSENDLPEQEEEILGSDDDEQEDPNDYCKGGYHLVKIGDLFNGRYHVVRKLGWGHFSTVWLAWDTQSRGKRLVAMKVVKSAEHYTETALDEIKLLKSVRNSDPDDPSKERVVQLLDDFKISGVNGSHICMVFEVLGHHLLKWIIKSNYQGLPLPCVKKIIKQVLQGLDYLHTKCRIIHTDIKPENILLCVNNKYIRRLAAEATEWQRSGAPPPSGSAVSTAPQPKPADKMSKNKKKKLKKKQKRQAELLEKRMQEIEEMEKEASPGQTQPEEEEEAQSPLEMLTKVSPPEENVSKKTAEVVVQEQSILMESSMEKCVTEINCNGVIQMTDFPDSGNQGSVRLEDDLHNANDCGDHPHTQKKENFHSCNYSQRNGDSENRPQGAMSDSFVPLVSEDSMVCQPTSNEERAFNEQEINHLQESIRTEIPSEDENENNSPSDNKGKLTAGNFLLNPLEPKNADKLKVKIADLGNACWVHKHFTEDIQTRQYRSLEVLIGSGYNTPADIWSTACMAFELATGDYLFEPHSGEDYSRDEDHIALIIELLGKIPRKLILAGKYSKEFFTKKGDLKHITKLKPWGLFEVLVEKYEWSQDEAAAFTDFLLPMLELIPEKRATAAECLRHPWLNS; encoded by the exons ATGGCTCTGTCGAAAACTATTGGCCTGTCTTCGGGAATAGCATTATCAATGGGAGGCCGTGCTTCATGCAG ACCCAACACTCAGCATCGGGGCCCTGCCGCTCATTCGGAGAATGACCTTCCAGAGCAAGAGGAAGAAATCCTGGGATCAGACGACGATGAACAAGAGGATCCAAATGATTACTGCAAAG GTGGTTATCACCTCGTGAAAATAGGAGATCTCTTTAATGGACGATACCATGTGGTTCGGAAGCTTGGATGGGGCCACTTCTCCACTGTGTGGCTAGCTTGGGACACCCA GAGTAGAGGGAAGAGATTAGTggccatgaaggtggtgaagaGTGCAGAGCACTACACAGAAACAGCACTAGATGAAATCAAGTTGCTAAAATCG GTCCGCAACAGTGATCCAGATGATCCGAGTAAAGAGAGAGTTGTTCAGTTATTAGACGACTTCAAGATTTCAGGAGTTAATGGTTCTC ATATCTGTATGGTGTTTGAAGTTCTAGGGCATCATCTCCTGAAGTGGATCATCAAATCAAATTATCAGGGGCTTCCACTGCCTTGTGTCAAAAAGATCATCAAACAG GTTCTTCAGGGTTTAGATTACTTGCACACAAAATGTCGAATCATTCATACAGATATTAAACCGGAGAACATTCTTCTGTGCGTTAACAACAAGTATATCCGCAGGCTGGCTGCAGAAGCAACAGAGTGGCAGAGATCTGGGGCTCCCCCCCCATCTGGCTCTGCAG TGAGCACTGCaccacagccaaaacca GCTGACAAAATGTcaaagaataagaaaaagaagttgaaaaagaagcagaaacGGCAGGCTGAGTTGTTAGAGAAGCGAATGCAAGAGATAGAGGAAATGGAGAAGGAAGCAAGCCCTGGGCAGACAcagcctgaagaggaggaagaagctcAGAGCCCTCTGGAAATGCTCACAAAAGTTAGTCCACCCGAGGAAAATGTCAGCAAAAAGACAG CTGAAGTTGTTGTACAAGAGCAATCTATTCTAATGGAAAGCAGCATGGAAAAATGTGTAACAGAAATAAATTGTAATGGAGTGATACAAATGACGGACTTCCCAGACTCGGGCAATCAAGGGTCTGTGCGACTTGAGGATGACCTTCATAATGCCAATGACTGTGGCGATCACCCTCATACACAGAAGAAGGAGAACTTCCATAGTTGTAATTACAGTCAGCGTAACGGTGACTCGGAGAACAGGCCTCAAGGAGCAATGTCGGACTCATTCGTGCCCTTAGTTTCAGAAGATTCCATGGTGTGTCAGCCCACATCCAATGAAGAAAGAGCATTCAATGAGCAGGAGATTAACCATTTGCAGGAAAGCATCCGGACAGAGATACCTTCAGAGGACGAGAATGAGAATAATAGCCCATCAGACAACAAAG GAAAATTGACTGCTGGGAATTTCCTTCTTAATCCTCTTGAGCCCAAGAATGCAGATAAGCTCAAAGTGAAGATAGCTGACCTAGGAAATGCCTGCTGGGTG CACAAGCACTTCACTGAAGACATCCAGACAAGACAGTACcgatccctggaggtgttgatAGGATCGGGGTACAACACCCCGGCTGACATCTGGAGCACGGCGTGCATG GCCTTTGAGTTAGCCACAGGAGACTATCTGTTTGAGCCGCATTCTGGGGAAGATTACTCGCGGGATGAAG ATCACATCGCATTGATCATAGAACTTCTGGGGAAAATACCTCGCAAGCTCATTTTGGCAGGAAAATATTCCAAGGAGTTTTTCACCAAAAAAG GTGATCTGAAGCACATCACCAAACTGAAGCCCTGGGGCCTTTTTGAAGTCTTGGTAGAAAAATACGAGTGGTCCCAAGATGAGGCAGCTGCGTTCACAGACTTCTTGTTACCTATGCTGGAGCTGATCCCAGAGAAGCGAGCTACAGCAGCAGAGTGTCTCAGGCACCCCTGGCTTAACTCGTAG
- the SRPK1 gene encoding SRSF protein kinase 1 isoform X5: MALSKTIGLSSGIALSMGGRASCRPNTQHRGPAAHSENDLPEQEEEILGSDDDEQEDPNDYCKGGYHLVKIGDLFNGRYHVVRKLGWGHFSTVWLAWDTQGKRLVAMKVVKSAEHYTETALDEIKLLKSVRNSDPDDPSKERVVQLLDDFKISGVNGSHICMVFEVLGHHLLKWIIKSNYQGLPLPCVKKIIKQVLQGLDYLHTKCRIIHTDIKPENILLCVNNKYIRRLAAEATEWQRSGAPPPSGSAVSTAPQPKPADKMSKNKKKKLKKKQKRQAELLEKRMQEIEEMEKEASPGQTQPEEEEEAQSPLEMLTKVSPPEENVSKKTAEVVVQEQSILMESSMEKCVTEINCNGVIQMTDFPDSGNQGSVRLEDDLHNANDCGDHPHTQKKENFHSCNYSQRNGDSENRPQGAMSDSFVPLVSEDSMVCQPTSNEERAFNEQEINHLQESIRTEIPSEDENENNSPSDNKGKLTAGNFLLNPLEPKNADKLKVKIADLGNACWVHKHFTEDIQTRQYRSLEVLIGSGYNTPADIWSTACMAFELATGDYLFEPHSGEDYSRDEDHIALIIELLGKIPRKLILAGKYSKEFFTKKGDLKHITKLKPWGLFEVLVEKYEWSQDEAAAFTDFLLPMLELIPEKRATAAECLRHPWLNS, encoded by the exons ATGGCTCTGTCGAAAACTATTGGCCTGTCTTCGGGAATAGCATTATCAATGGGAGGCCGTGCTTCATGCAG ACCCAACACTCAGCATCGGGGCCCTGCCGCTCATTCGGAGAATGACCTTCCAGAGCAAGAGGAAGAAATCCTGGGATCAGACGACGATGAACAAGAGGATCCAAATGATTACTGCAAAG GTGGTTATCACCTCGTGAAAATAGGAGATCTCTTTAATGGACGATACCATGTGGTTCGGAAGCTTGGATGGGGCCACTTCTCCACTGTGTGGCTAGCTTGGGACACCCA AGGGAAGAGATTAGTggccatgaaggtggtgaagaGTGCAGAGCACTACACAGAAACAGCACTAGATGAAATCAAGTTGCTAAAATCG GTCCGCAACAGTGATCCAGATGATCCGAGTAAAGAGAGAGTTGTTCAGTTATTAGACGACTTCAAGATTTCAGGAGTTAATGGTTCTC ATATCTGTATGGTGTTTGAAGTTCTAGGGCATCATCTCCTGAAGTGGATCATCAAATCAAATTATCAGGGGCTTCCACTGCCTTGTGTCAAAAAGATCATCAAACAG GTTCTTCAGGGTTTAGATTACTTGCACACAAAATGTCGAATCATTCATACAGATATTAAACCGGAGAACATTCTTCTGTGCGTTAACAACAAGTATATCCGCAGGCTGGCTGCAGAAGCAACAGAGTGGCAGAGATCTGGGGCTCCCCCCCCATCTGGCTCTGCAG TGAGCACTGCaccacagccaaaacca GCTGACAAAATGTcaaagaataagaaaaagaagttgaaaaagaagcagaaacGGCAGGCTGAGTTGTTAGAGAAGCGAATGCAAGAGATAGAGGAAATGGAGAAGGAAGCAAGCCCTGGGCAGACAcagcctgaagaggaggaagaagctcAGAGCCCTCTGGAAATGCTCACAAAAGTTAGTCCACCCGAGGAAAATGTCAGCAAAAAGACAG CTGAAGTTGTTGTACAAGAGCAATCTATTCTAATGGAAAGCAGCATGGAAAAATGTGTAACAGAAATAAATTGTAATGGAGTGATACAAATGACGGACTTCCCAGACTCGGGCAATCAAGGGTCTGTGCGACTTGAGGATGACCTTCATAATGCCAATGACTGTGGCGATCACCCTCATACACAGAAGAAGGAGAACTTCCATAGTTGTAATTACAGTCAGCGTAACGGTGACTCGGAGAACAGGCCTCAAGGAGCAATGTCGGACTCATTCGTGCCCTTAGTTTCAGAAGATTCCATGGTGTGTCAGCCCACATCCAATGAAGAAAGAGCATTCAATGAGCAGGAGATTAACCATTTGCAGGAAAGCATCCGGACAGAGATACCTTCAGAGGACGAGAATGAGAATAATAGCCCATCAGACAACAAAG GAAAATTGACTGCTGGGAATTTCCTTCTTAATCCTCTTGAGCCCAAGAATGCAGATAAGCTCAAAGTGAAGATAGCTGACCTAGGAAATGCCTGCTGGGTG CACAAGCACTTCACTGAAGACATCCAGACAAGACAGTACcgatccctggaggtgttgatAGGATCGGGGTACAACACCCCGGCTGACATCTGGAGCACGGCGTGCATG GCCTTTGAGTTAGCCACAGGAGACTATCTGTTTGAGCCGCATTCTGGGGAAGATTACTCGCGGGATGAAG ATCACATCGCATTGATCATAGAACTTCTGGGGAAAATACCTCGCAAGCTCATTTTGGCAGGAAAATATTCCAAGGAGTTTTTCACCAAAAAAG GTGATCTGAAGCACATCACCAAACTGAAGCCCTGGGGCCTTTTTGAAGTCTTGGTAGAAAAATACGAGTGGTCCCAAGATGAGGCAGCTGCGTTCACAGACTTCTTGTTACCTATGCTGGAGCTGATCCCAGAGAAGCGAGCTACAGCAGCAGAGTGTCTCAGGCACCCCTGGCTTAACTCGTAG
- the LHFPL5 gene encoding LHFPL tetraspan subfamily member 5 protein, with product MPKLLPAQEAARIYHTNYVRNARAMGVLWALFTLCFSILMVVTFIQPYWIGDSIDTPQAGYFGLFSYCIGNALTGELICKGSPLDFGTIPSSAFKTAMFFVGISTFLIIGSILCFSLFFFCNAATVYKVCAWMQLAAATGLMIGCLIYPDGWDSSEVKRMCGDKTDKYTLGACTVRWAYILCIIGILDALILSFLAFVLGNRQDNLLPSDFKVENKEEGND from the exons ATGCCCAAGCTGCTGCCGGCGCAGGAGGCCGCCCGGATCTACCACACCAACTACGTGCGGAACGCGCGGGCCATGGGCGTGCTGTGGGCCCTCTTCACCCTCTGCTTCTCCATCCTGATGGTGGTGACCTTCATCCAGCCGTACTGGATCGGCGACAGCATCGACACGCCGCAAGCCGGTTACTTCGGCCTCTTCTCCTACTGCATCGGCAACGCGCTCACCGGCGAGCTCATCTGCAAGGGGAGCCCGCTAGACTTCGGCACCATCCCCTCCAGCGCCTTCAAAACCGCCATGTTCTTCGTCGGCATCTCCACCTTCCTCATCATCGGCTCCATCCTCTGCTTCAGCCTCTTCTTCTTCTGCAACGCAGCCACCGTCTATAAAGTCTGCGCCTGGATGCAGCTGGCGGCAG CTACCGGGCTGATGATCGGCTGCCTGATCTACCCCGACGGCTGGGACTCGAGCGAGGTGAAGCGCATGTGCGGGGACAAGACGGACAAGTACACGCTGGGCGCCTGCACCGTGCGCTGGGCGTACATCCTCTGCATCATCGGCATCCTCGACGCCCTCATCCTCTCCTTCCTGGCCTTTGTCTTGGGGAACCGGCAGGACAACCTCCTCCCGTCCGATTTTAAAGTGGAAAATAAAG aagagGGCAACGACTGA